In Malania oleifera isolate guangnan ecotype guangnan chromosome 8, ASM2987363v1, whole genome shotgun sequence, a single window of DNA contains:
- the LOC131161967 gene encoding receptor protein-tyrosine kinase CEPR1: protein MSISLSLSPMALKFKFFLFVLCLSLCFNSFQAATTTNQSQFFTLMKKSLTGKPMSNWDATGEEGYCNYTGISCNIQGYVTMIDISHWSLSGQFPADVCSYLPKLQVLRLSHNHIHGDFPNTIVNCSFLEELDMSYNHLTGKLPDFSPMMPLRVFDMSDNFFTGEFPVSVGNLTNLEELYCNENEGFNAWKLPDSMFPKLTKLKAMILTTCKLSGRIPPSIGNMTSLTNLQLSGNYLPGQIPKEIGLLKNLKMLELYYNRLAGGIPEELGNLTELTDLDVSVNHLIGRMPESICRLPKLRVLQLYNNSLTGEIPAVLGNSTSLALLSLYGNNLAGEIPQNFGESSPLVAFDFSENRLSGPLPEKVCQGGKLQYFLALENIISGEIPENYAKCESLIRFRVSYNRLNGSIPEGVFGLPHVSIIDLGFNHLSGPIAKTIGNARNLSELFIQSNKISSVLPPEISRASNLVKIDLSNNLLSGPVPSEIGNLKKLNLLLLQGNRLNSSIPESFSLLKSLNVLDLSNNLLTGNIPEGLCTLLPNSINFSNNLLYGPIPPSLVKEGLIESFAGNPGLCVPANLNSLNHNLPICSHTDNQGRLNSIWVIGFSVMIVVVGIFFLKRWFSKKRALLENEETLSSSLFAFDVKSFHRLSFDEREVIEAMVDKNVVGRGGSGTVYKIELSNREVVAVKKLWSRKMKDSTPEDELILDKGLKTEVETLGSIRHKNIVKLYSYFSSLDCSLLVYEYMPNGNLWDALHGGWVLLDWPTRHQIALGIAQGLAYLHHDLLPPIIHRDIKSTNILLDANYQPKVADFGIAKVLQAKGGKDSTTTAIAGTYGYLAPEYAYSAKATTKCDVYSFGVVLMELITGKKPVETEFGDSKNIIYWISINVETKEGVVEVLDKRLSGSFRDGMIQVLRIAMHCTCRTPALRPTMNEVVQLLIEADPCKMDSYKSSNKNKEKPNALNTT, encoded by the exons AtgtccatctctctctctctctctccaatggCCCTTAAGTTTAAATTCTTCCTTTTTGTATTATGTCTCTCTCTGTGCTTCAACTCTTTTCAAGCTGCAACCACTACGAACCAGTCTCAGTTCTTCACTCTTATGAAAAAGTCCCTCACAGGGAAGCCCATGTCTAACTGGGATGCTACAGGCGAGGAAGGTTACTGCAATTACACTGGAATTAGCTGCAACATCCAAGGGTATGTGACAATGATCGATATCTCTCACTGGTCCCTCTCTGGCCAGTTTCCTGCAGATGTATGCTCTTACCTACCAAAATTGCAAGTCCTCCGTCTCAGCCACAACCATATCCATGGGGACTTCCCCAACACCATCGTCAACTGCTCTTTCTTGGAAGAACTTGACATGAGTTATAACCATCTCACTGGAAAGCTTCCTGACTTCTCACCTATGATGCCACTCCGGGTGTTTGACATGTCCGACAACTTCTTTACGGGTGAGTTCCCTGTGTCAGTAGGTAACCTCACCAATCTCGAGGAACTGTACTGCAATGAAAATGAAGGTTTCAACGCATGGAAACTGCCAGATAGTatgtttcccaagttgacaaaACTCAAAGCTATGATATTGACAACATGTAAATTGAGTGGTAGGATACCACCATCGATAGGGAACATGACATCCCTCACTAATCTCCAACTGAGTGGGAATTACCTCCCGGGTCAAATTCCCAAGGAGATTGGATTGCTCAAGAACTTGAAGATGCTTGAGCTTTACTACAACCGACTGGCTGGTGGAATACCAGAGGAGCTCGGCAATTTGACAGAGCTCACTGATTTGGATGTGTCAGTTAACCATCTGATTGGCAGGATGCCAGAATCTATATGCCGACTTCCCAAACTCCGAGTTCTGCAACTCTACAACAACTCCCTGACAGGAGAAATACCAGCTGTACTTGGAAACTCAACGTCCTTAGCTCTGTTATCACTTTATGGCAATAATCTGGCAGGGGAAATTCCACAAAATTTTGGAGAGTCATCACCTTTGGTTGCTTTTGACTTTTCAGAAAACCGCCTATCGGGGCCACTGCCGGAAAAGGTTTGCCAGGGAGGTAAACTGCAGTATTTTCTTGCCCTGGAAAATATTATTTCTGGAGAGATACCTGAGAATTATGCAAAATGTGAGTCACTTATACGGTTTCGAGTTAGCTATAACCGTTTAAACGGCTCAATACCTGAAGGAGTTTTTGGTCTTCCCCATGTTTCAATCATTGATTTGGGTTTCAATCATTTGAGTGGTCCAATTGCAAAAACAATAGGAAATGCTAGAAACTTGTCAGAACTATTCATTCAGAGTAACAAGATTTCAAGTGTTTTGCCACCTGAAATCTCTCGAGCAAGTAATCTAGTGAAGATTGATCTCAGTAATAATCTCCTGTCTGGTCCAGTGCCTTCTGAGATAGGAAACCTAAAGAAACTGAACCTATTGCTGTTGCAAGGAAACAGGTTAAATTCTTCAATCCCCGAGTCATTTTCTTTGTTAAAATCTCTCAATGTTCTTGATCTTTCTAACAACCTGTTGACGGGGAATATCCCAGAAGGTCTCTGTACATTGCTACCCAATTCTATCAATTTCTCAAATAATCTGCTTTATGGCCCAATTCCTCCCTCATTGGTAAAGGAAGGGTTGATAGAAAGCTTTGCAGGCAACCCGGGTCTCTGTGTTCCAGCAAATCTTAATTCACTGAATCACAATCTTCCCATATGTTCACATACTGACAACCAAGGGAGGCTAAACTCTATCTGGGTGATCGGGTTTTCAGTAATGATTGTTGTGGTTGGAATTTTTTTCCTAAAACGTTGGTTTAGTAAAAAAAGAGCTCTGTTGGAAAATGAGGAGACCTTATCCTCATCATTATTCGCTTTTGATGTAAAAAGCTTTCATCGATTAAGTTTCGATGAACGTGAGGTCATAGAAGCTATGGTTGACAAGAATGTGGTGGGGCGTGGAGGATCTGGAACAGTGTATAAAATTGAGTTGAGCAACAGGGAAGTTGTTGCTGTTAAGAAGTTGTGGAGTCGAAAAATGAAAGATTCAACTCCCGAGGATGAATTGATTTTAGACAAAGGATTGAAAACCGAGGTTGAGACACTGGGAAGTATAAGGCACAAGAACATTGTCAAGTTGTACAGCTACTTCTCGAGTTTGGATTGCAGTTTGTTGGTTTATGAATACATGCCAAATGGAAACCTTTGGGATGCCCTTCACGGAGGATGGGTTCTTTTGGACTGGCCCACCCGTCATCAGATCGCGCTCGGGATAGCACAGGGTTTGGCTTACCTACACCATGATTTGCTGCCACCCATCATTCATAGGGACATCAAGTCAACCAATATTCTACTAGATGCCAATTACCAGCCCAAGGTTGCAGATTTTGGCATAGCTAAGGTCTTGCAAGCCAAAGGGGGGAAGGACTCCACCACTACTGCCATTGCAGGAACTTACGGTTACCTGGCCCCTG AATATGCGTATTCGGCCAAGGCAACAACCAAGTGTGATGTGTATAGCTTTGGGGTGGTATTAATGGAACTAATAACTGGGAAGAAACCAGTGGAGACAGAATTTGGAGATAGCAAGAACATTATATATTGGATTTCAATCAATGTGGAAACCAAGGAAGGAGTTGTGGAGGTTCTAGACAAACGACTATCAGGGTCATTCAGGGATGGGATGATTCAGGTGCTTCGCATTGCAATGCACTGTACCTGTAGGACCCCAGCCCTTCGCCCAACAATGAATGAGGTCGTTCAACTGCTGATAGAGGCAGACCCATGCAAAATGGATTCTTACAAGTCATCCAACAAGAACAAAGAAAAACCAAATGCTCTTAATACTACATGA